A segment of the Prochlorococcus sp. RS04 genome:
CCCAAAATTAGTTTGGAGAATTTTGCATGATCAGAATAGAACCAATTCCAACATTACTGATGAAGAAATAAAGAATATAGAATTATTTATTCAGTTTTTATCCAACTATGAAAATAGTACGAAGATTGGAATTATTGTTTCAAGAAATATTGAACAAGCATTACACCCAAAAAGCAGCATTAAATTAATCAATACTAAATTTACAATAAATAATGAAATCTTATATTCATCTACAAGAAAATTTAATCTAGATAAAGAGACATTTAGTATTGTTTTTGAAGGCTAAAACTACTTTAAGGTTGCCTTTAAAATTTTTGACCCATTAGTAAGCTTTAGCACTACATCCATATCATCAGTCTTACCAAAAACTGTATGAACTCCATCGAGATGAGGCTGTGGTTCATAAACTATGAAAAACTGACTGCCACCTGTATCCTTTCCTGCATGAGCCATAGAAAGTGAGCCTTTTAGATGTTTATTGGAATTAATTTCACATTTTATATTATATCCAGGCCCACCAGTTCCTGGCATACCTGATGCTCCATCACGAGTATTTGGACATCCACCCTGAGCCATAAATCCAGGAATAACTCTGTGAAATGCTAGACCATCATAAAAACCATCACTAATTAGGCTCGTGAAGTTTTTAACTGTATTAGGTGCGTCTTCAGCGAAAAATTCAATATTA
Coding sequences within it:
- a CDS encoding peptidylprolyl isomerase, which gives rise to MTTALFETEVGNINIEFFAEDAPNTVKNFTSLISDGFYDGLAFHRVIPGFMAQGGCPNTRDGASGMPGTGGPGYNIKCEINSNKHLKGSLSMAHAGKDTGGSQFFIVYEPQPHLDGVHTVFGKTDDMDVVLKLTNGSKILKATLK